A window from Pseudobutyrivibrio ruminis HUN009 encodes these proteins:
- the recN gene encoding DNA repair protein RecN gives MLASLHVKNLALIDEEEIIFSKGLNILSGETGAGKSIILGALHLSLGDKASKDFLRDADSEAFVEAVYLINDESTKEALREMGVEPYDDEVIMSRRITESRAVGKINGEQVPAAKMKEVGALLLDIYGQKEHQSLLNTKRHMELLDEFAKNEIGDLKDKIAESYKNYKTLTAELEEAKQSDVSKEREIVLLEHEINEIESANLKIGEDEELEDEYKRLSNFSRTMEYFGRAHEAMAGDGGVSDAISSAISDIRYIESIDDRASEFLSMLNDADSIISDFNRELSSYMSDASFDAGRFNEVELRLNEINRLKDKYGSTIEAVLQELAARQEKKAKFESFDEYLAELKHKVDVATKELDDLCQKLSDIRRKCATELSKKMQEAMSDLNFLNSEFEMHLTKLDHYTADGFDSGEFMICTNPGEPLRPLKDIASGGEMSRIMLAIKTVLASGGGIDTLIFDEIDAGISGRTAQAVSEKLSTVADKHQVICITHLPQIAAMADTHFLIEKNVEQGHTISGIKKLYDDDTIQELARMLGGSAITDAVLTNAREMKELANSYKNKA, from the coding sequence ATGCTAGCTAGTTTGCACGTTAAAAACTTAGCCCTTATTGATGAAGAGGAGATTATTTTTTCTAAGGGGCTTAATATCTTATCGGGAGAAACCGGAGCAGGTAAATCTATCATTTTGGGAGCACTTCATTTAAGTCTTGGAGACAAGGCATCTAAGGATTTTCTTAGAGATGCTGATTCTGAGGCATTTGTGGAAGCTGTATACCTTATCAATGATGAAAGTACAAAGGAAGCTCTGAGAGAAATGGGAGTGGAGCCATACGATGACGAAGTGATTATGTCTAGAAGAATCACTGAATCTCGCGCCGTTGGAAAGATTAATGGCGAGCAGGTTCCAGCTGCAAAGATGAAAGAAGTTGGGGCGTTGTTACTTGATATCTACGGACAGAAGGAACATCAGTCACTTCTTAATACAAAGCGCCACATGGAGCTTTTAGATGAGTTTGCTAAAAATGAAATTGGCGATTTAAAGGATAAAATCGCTGAATCTTACAAGAATTATAAAACACTTACAGCAGAGCTTGAAGAAGCAAAGCAAAGTGATGTTTCAAAGGAAAGAGAAATTGTTCTTTTGGAGCATGAAATAAACGAAATTGAGTCTGCTAATTTAAAAATAGGTGAGGATGAAGAGCTTGAGGATGAATACAAGCGTCTTTCGAACTTTAGCCGCACCATGGAATATTTTGGTAGAGCTCATGAAGCTATGGCAGGAGATGGCGGTGTTTCTGATGCCATCAGTTCTGCAATATCGGATATACGATATATAGAATCTATCGATGACAGAGCATCAGAATTCCTTTCTATGCTCAACGACGCTGATAGCATTATTTCAGATTTCAACAGAGAGCTTTCAAGCTACATGTCTGACGCATCTTTTGATGCTGGCAGATTCAACGAAGTAGAGCTTCGTCTTAATGAAATCAACAGGCTCAAGGACAAATACGGTTCCACAATCGAAGCTGTTTTACAGGAACTTGCTGCTCGTCAGGAAAAGAAGGCTAAATTCGAATCCTTTGATGAGTACTTGGCAGAATTAAAGCACAAGGTGGATGTTGCTACAAAAGAGCTTGATGATTTATGTCAGAAGCTTTCTGATATTCGCAGAAAGTGTGCAACAGAACTTTCTAAAAAGATGCAGGAAGCAATGAGCGATTTGAACTTCCTTAATTCTGAATTCGAAATGCATCTTACAAAGCTTGATCACTACACAGCAGATGGTTTTGATAGTGGTGAGTTTATGATTTGCACAAACCCAGGTGAACCACTTCGTCCACTTAAGGATATTGCTTCAGGCGGTGAAATGAGCCGTATTATGCTTGCAATTAAGACTGTTCTTGCTTCAGGTGGCGGAATCGATACTCTTATTTTTGATGAGATTGATGCTGGTATTTCTGGTAGAACTGCACAGGCAGTATCAGAAAAGCTTTCTACTGTAGCAGATAAGCATCAGGTTATTTGTATCACACATTTACCTCAGATTGCTGCTATGGCAGATACTCACTTCCTAATTGAAAAGAATGTAGAGCAGGGTCATACAATTTCAGGTATTAAAAAGCTTTACGACGATGATACAATCCAGGAGCTTGCAAGAATGCTTGGCGGTAGTGCAATTACAGATGCGGTTCTTACAAATGCCAGAGAAATGAAGGAATTAGCTAATAGCTATAAAAATAAAGCTTGA
- a CDS encoding TlyA family RNA methyltransferase, producing the protein MKERLDIVLVDRGFAPSREKAKTMIMEGNVFVKGNREDKAGTKIDVDADIEIHGQQLKYVSRGGLKLEKAMTHFDISLDGKVCMDIGASTGGFTDCMLQNGATKVFSVDVGYGQFAWKLRQDPRVVCMEKTNIRYVTVEDIGEQLDFASVDVSFISLTKVLGPAKALLKDDAEMVCLIKPQFEAGREKVGKKGVVRDPAVHEEVINTIIDFVKEIGFYVLHLEYSPIKGPEGNIEYLIHISTQEKQGDAIDVAATVAAAHGSLDK; encoded by the coding sequence ATGAAAGAAAGACTTGATATAGTATTAGTAGATAGAGGGTTTGCTCCTTCTCGTGAAAAAGCCAAAACCATGATTATGGAAGGTAATGTTTTCGTTAAAGGAAACAGAGAGGATAAAGCAGGCACTAAAATAGATGTAGATGCAGATATCGAAATCCACGGACAGCAGCTGAAATACGTTAGCCGTGGAGGTCTCAAACTTGAAAAGGCTATGACTCACTTTGATATTTCCTTAGATGGAAAGGTTTGTATGGATATCGGCGCATCCACTGGTGGATTTACTGATTGCATGCTTCAAAATGGAGCTACAAAGGTATTCTCTGTAGATGTTGGATATGGACAGTTCGCTTGGAAGCTTCGTCAGGATCCTAGAGTTGTTTGCATGGAAAAGACAAACATCAGATATGTCACTGTAGAGGACATCGGCGAGCAGCTTGATTTCGCTTCAGTTGATGTATCATTTATCAGTCTTACAAAGGTACTTGGCCCAGCAAAGGCACTTCTTAAGGATGATGCAGAAATGGTTTGCCTCATCAAGCCACAGTTTGAAGCTGGACGTGAAAAGGTTGGAAAGAAGGGCGTTGTCCGTGATCCAGCTGTTCACGAAGAAGTTATTAATACAATTATTGATTTTGTAAAAGAAATTGGTTTTTATGTTCTTCATTTGGAATATTCCCCAATCAAGGGACCAGAAGGAAACATAGAATACCTCATTCATATATCAACACAGGAAAAACAGGGGGATGCTATTGATGTTGCTGCAACAGTAGCAGCTGCACATGGTAGCTTAGACAAATAA
- a CDS encoding ABC transporter permease gives MKKIKKGASTLYLALIFLFLYAPILVLIVLSFNNSMSRTVWGGFTIQWYLNLPSNDTIMDALFTTLKITLSSSILATILGTSAAIGINRMKKRHAAIMLGATNIPLLNADIVTGISLMLLFTRFSSLGEFSVVLAHIAFSVPYVIFNVLPKLQSMSDACYEAAMDLGATPWYAFYKVIWPEIFPGVLSGFLMAFTMSLDDFTITYFTKGAGVNTLSTMLYTELRKGIQPELYALSTLLFLLAFMMLIATNFKGSKKEVSARR, from the coding sequence ATGAAAAAAATCAAAAAAGGCGCCTCTACTTTATACTTAGCATTAATATTCCTATTTTTATATGCACCAATACTTGTTCTCATAGTTTTATCATTCAATAATTCTATGTCACGAACAGTATGGGGAGGATTCACCATCCAATGGTACCTCAATCTTCCTTCCAACGACACTATCATGGATGCTTTGTTCACTACACTCAAGATAACACTTTCATCAAGCATCCTTGCTACAATCCTTGGTACATCTGCAGCTATCGGTATCAACCGCATGAAAAAGCGCCATGCCGCTATAATGCTTGGAGCAACAAACATTCCACTCTTAAATGCAGATATCGTTACAGGTATTTCACTTATGCTTCTGTTTACACGATTCTCATCACTTGGAGAGTTTTCAGTTGTACTTGCTCATATAGCATTTTCAGTGCCATACGTCATTTTCAATGTATTGCCAAAGCTTCAGTCTATGTCTGATGCTTGCTATGAAGCTGCTATGGATTTAGGTGCTACACCTTGGTACGCATTTTACAAGGTAATATGGCCAGAGATTTTTCCTGGCGTGCTTTCAGGATTTTTAATGGCATTTACAATGTCACTTGATGATTTCACAATCACATACTTTACAAAGGGAGCCGGAGTCAACACCCTTTCAACTATGCTTTACACAGAGCTTAGAAAAGGTATTCAGCCAGAGCTTTACGCACTTTCAACTCTCCTCTTCCTTTTAGCATTCATGATGCTTATTGCTACAAACTTTAAAGGTTCTAAAAAGGAGGTATCAGCTAGACGATGA
- a CDS encoding ABC transporter substrate-binding protein, with protein MKKKLIIICSLLCLTFTSCFSFTACGNDAASDDTLVVLNYGKYIEADVLKRFQKETGITVKYEEYESVEDMYAKYKAGSINYDVICTSDYMIETLRKEGELIPIDYNSLQYYENIDPTIIEASEAFDPTHKYTVPYFYGTVGILYNTEKVDEETVSSWNCLWDPAYKNQIVMINSQRDAFMVPLKLLQYNINTTSKAELDEAFDMLCDEKQYVYAYLMDETYECMVSEDAAMAVCYSGEAAMGMEYNDKLAYTVPKEGGNLWIDSWFVPRTCKHYDAAMKWIDFMCEEEAATENFEYVWYATPNLTVADNEDAETLADETVFPTKETLARCDLYNAYDDETLDYTTTLWKKLKAY; from the coding sequence ATGAAGAAAAAGCTTATTATTATCTGTAGCCTCCTGTGTCTCACTTTTACTAGTTGCTTTTCATTCACAGCTTGTGGTAATGATGCAGCCAGCGACGACACATTAGTTGTTTTAAATTACGGAAAATATATCGAGGCCGATGTTTTAAAGCGTTTCCAGAAGGAAACCGGCATCACTGTAAAATACGAAGAATACGAATCAGTTGAGGATATGTACGCTAAATACAAAGCAGGCTCAATCAATTACGATGTAATCTGTACTTCCGATTACATGATTGAAACACTTCGTAAGGAAGGTGAGCTAATCCCAATCGATTACAACTCACTTCAGTATTACGAAAACATTGACCCAACCATTATCGAAGCATCAGAAGCCTTCGACCCTACTCACAAATACACCGTTCCTTACTTCTACGGCACAGTAGGTATTCTTTACAACACTGAAAAGGTTGATGAAGAAACAGTTAGCAGTTGGAACTGCCTTTGGGACCCAGCCTACAAAAATCAAATCGTTATGATTAACTCACAGCGTGATGCATTTATGGTTCCACTGAAGTTGCTCCAGTACAATATCAACACTACTAGCAAGGCAGAGCTTGATGAAGCATTCGACATGCTTTGTGACGAAAAGCAGTATGTTTACGCTTATCTAATGGATGAAACATACGAATGCATGGTTTCAGAAGATGCTGCCATGGCTGTATGCTACTCTGGCGAAGCTGCTATGGGTATGGAGTACAATGACAAGCTTGCTTACACCGTTCCAAAAGAAGGTGGCAACCTTTGGATTGATTCATGGTTTGTTCCTCGTACATGTAAGCACTACGATGCGGCAATGAAATGGATTGATTTTATGTGTGAGGAAGAGGCAGCCACAGAAAACTTTGAATATGTTTGGTATGCTACCCCTAATCTCACTGTAGCCGACAACGAAGACGCTGAAACACTTGCAGACGAAACAGTATTCCCTACAAAGGAAACACTTGCTCGATGCGATTTGTACAACGCCTACGATGACGAAACATTGGACTATACCACTACTCTTTGGAAAAAGCTCAAGGCATATTAA
- the xseB gene encoding exodeoxyribonuclease VII small subunit, which translates to MAEKEIKETTIEESFQALDEIITKMESADVTLDESFALYKSGMEELQKANSKIEQTKKAVMAISKDGGLEVFEGVE; encoded by the coding sequence ATGGCAGAAAAAGAAATAAAAGAGACAACAATCGAAGAAAGCTTTCAGGCTCTCGATGAGATTATCACAAAGATGGAATCAGCAGATGTTACTTTGGATGAATCCTTTGCTTTGTATAAAAGTGGAATGGAAGAGCTTCAAAAAGCTAATTCTAAAATAGAACAGACAAAGAAAGCTGTCATGGCAATCAGCAAAGATGGCGGTCTTGAGGTGTTTGAGGGGGTTGAGTAA
- a CDS encoding NAD(+)/NADH kinase, with the protein MKNFLIVARSFSDLHEKYINIIRDYISAHGGMCILDLDTCPDSSETQVTVGDNIECIITVGGDGTVVRVAQNVTNRKIPIVGLNCGHLGYLCDMTVDNVEHCLDQLLSDNYKIDERMMLEGDCSSDEDNRFRALNDIVVASDAAGLYVLNLTVKVNGIQLYSHNCDGLIVSTPTGSTAYNLSANGPIVSPHADCIVLTPINPHTLNSRSIILASNDEVEVSIEARHEEDEPKANIIYDGTLRQTLKKGEVLKIHRSKITSNMVMLENVNFLERIRARMQEI; encoded by the coding sequence ATGAAGAATTTCTTAATTGTTGCAAGGTCTTTTAGTGATTTACATGAAAAATACATCAACATTATTCGTGATTACATTTCTGCACATGGCGGAATGTGCATTCTTGATCTGGACACTTGCCCAGACAGCTCTGAAACACAGGTAACTGTTGGTGATAATATTGAATGTATCATTACTGTCGGTGGCGATGGAACAGTAGTTAGAGTTGCCCAGAATGTTACAAATCGAAAGATTCCTATCGTTGGTCTTAACTGCGGCCATTTGGGCTATCTTTGTGATATGACTGTTGATAATGTAGAGCACTGCTTGGATCAATTACTTAGCGACAATTATAAGATTGATGAGAGAATGATGCTTGAGGGTGATTGTTCTAGTGATGAGGACAATCGTTTTAGAGCGTTAAATGATATTGTAGTTGCATCTGATGCTGCAGGGCTTTATGTGTTAAACCTTACAGTAAAGGTAAATGGAATTCAGCTGTATTCCCACAATTGTGATGGACTTATTGTTTCCACACCTACAGGCTCAACTGCTTATAATCTTTCTGCCAACGGCCCTATTGTTAGCCCTCATGCAGATTGCATTGTTTTGACACCAATCAACCCTCATACACTTAATTCACGAAGCATTATTTTGGCCTCAAATGATGAGGTTGAAGTTAGTATAGAGGCTCGTCATGAAGAGGACGAACCAAAAGCAAACATTATTTACGATGGAACTCTTAGACAAACTCTCAAAAAGGGTGAGGTTTTAAAAATCCATCGTTCAAAGATTACATCCAACATGGTTATGTTAGAAAACGTTAATTTCTTGGAACGTATTCGAGCTAGGATGCAGGAGATTTAA
- the dxs gene encoding 1-deoxy-D-xylulose-5-phosphate synthase → MVLEKIKQPNDIKNLTEEEIQALPAEIRSFLIEHLSKTGGHLASNLGTVELTIALHMLLDFPKDKLVWDVGHQAYTHKILTGRANEFDHLRQYGGISGFPKRVESPCDSFDTGHSSTSLSAALGYCMARDLAGDDYKVCAVIGDGALTGGLAYEALNNASRLKKSNFLIVLNDNEMSISKNVGGMSTNLERLRTSSKYVGLKNNVLSSLESWPNGERIIRKIRSTKNGIKSLMVPNMVFEDLGIMYLGPVDGHDIKAMMETFNMAMGINGPVLVHVITKKGNGYEPAERHPSRFHGTDIFEIETGLPKRNPNPGYTDVFSTVMRKMGDRNPEVVAITAAMAEGAGLKRFRNMFPDRFFDVGIAEEHAVTFAAGLALGGRIPVFAVYSSFLQRAYDQILEDVCLQNLHVIFAIDRAGLVGADGSTHQGIFDVSFLTAMPNMTVMAPKNKWELSDMMKFAVAYDGPIAIRYPRGEAYCGLKEHRAEIVLGKSEEIKAGSKVMLFALGSMVKKAEEVEELLKAQGIDAGICNARFAKPLDQAYLDKIKNEYDLIVTLEENVITGGFGQQVQAYLDDNGYNGQVLKIAVPDEFVRHGSVTLLFKELGMDAESITNRILEKLG, encoded by the coding sequence ATGGTTCTTGAAAAAATAAAGCAACCTAATGATATAAAGAATTTAACAGAGGAAGAAATACAGGCACTTCCAGCTGAAATCAGAAGCTTTCTTATTGAGCATCTTTCAAAGACTGGTGGTCATTTGGCTTCCAATCTTGGAACTGTAGAACTCACAATTGCTCTTCATATGCTTCTTGATTTCCCAAAGGATAAGCTTGTTTGGGATGTAGGTCATCAGGCATACACCCACAAAATTCTTACTGGCAGAGCAAATGAATTTGATCATCTCCGTCAGTACGGCGGAATCAGTGGATTCCCTAAAAGAGTTGAGAGCCCTTGCGACAGTTTTGATACAGGTCACAGTTCCACATCTCTTTCTGCAGCTTTAGGTTATTGCATGGCAAGGGATTTGGCAGGTGATGACTATAAAGTTTGCGCCGTTATTGGTGATGGAGCTCTTACTGGTGGACTTGCTTACGAAGCTTTGAATAATGCTTCTCGTTTAAAGAAGTCCAACTTCCTTATCGTTCTTAATGATAATGAAATGTCCATCTCTAAAAATGTAGGTGGTATGTCTACAAATCTTGAGCGTCTTCGTACTAGCTCAAAATACGTAGGCCTTAAAAATAACGTACTTTCATCTTTGGAAAGTTGGCCAAATGGTGAGCGCATCATCAGAAAGATTCGTAGCACAAAAAATGGTATCAAGTCTTTGATGGTTCCTAACATGGTTTTTGAGGATTTAGGAATCATGTATCTTGGCCCAGTTGATGGCCACGATATTAAGGCGATGATGGAGACATTCAATATGGCTATGGGTATCAACGGCCCAGTGCTTGTTCACGTTATTACTAAAAAGGGTAATGGTTATGAGCCTGCGGAGCGTCATCCATCCAGATTCCATGGTACCGATATTTTCGAAATCGAGACAGGACTTCCAAAACGCAATCCAAATCCTGGTTACACAGATGTATTCTCCACTGTAATGCGTAAGATGGGAGATCGCAACCCAGAGGTTGTAGCTATTACAGCAGCTATGGCTGAGGGCGCTGGATTAAAGCGTTTCAGAAATATGTTCCCAGACCGATTCTTCGATGTGGGAATTGCAGAAGAGCATGCGGTTACATTTGCGGCTGGCTTAGCACTTGGCGGTCGCATTCCTGTATTTGCTGTATATTCATCATTCTTACAGCGTGCATATGATCAAATCCTTGAGGATGTTTGCTTGCAAAATCTTCATGTGATTTTTGCAATTGATAGAGCAGGTCTTGTTGGTGCAGACGGTAGCACACATCAGGGTATATTTGATGTTTCATTCCTTACAGCTATGCCCAATATGACAGTGATGGCTCCAAAGAACAAATGGGAGCTTTCAGATATGATGAAATTTGCAGTGGCTTACGATGGCCCAATCGCCATTAGATATCCTAGAGGTGAAGCATACTGCGGATTAAAGGAGCACAGAGCTGAAATCGTCCTTGGTAAATCCGAGGAGATAAAAGCAGGTTCAAAGGTAATGCTTTTTGCGCTTGGTTCCATGGTGAAAAAGGCAGAGGAAGTGGAAGAGCTTCTAAAGGCCCAGGGAATCGATGCTGGTATCTGCAATGCCAGATTTGCAAAGCCACTTGACCAGGCTTATCTTGATAAAATCAAAAACGAATACGATTTAATTGTTACATTGGAAGAAAACGTTATCACTGGCGGATTCGGTCAGCAGGTTCAGGCTTATCTTGATGATAATGGCTATAATGGTCAGGTTCTTAAGATTGCTGTTCCAGATGAGTTTGTTAGACATGGCAGTGTTACACTTTTGTTTAAGGAGCTTGGCATGGATGCTGAGTCCATTACAAATCGTATTTTAGAAAAATTAGGATAG
- the argR gene encoding arginine repressor, giving the protein MKIERQAKILELIVKNEIGTQEELTARLEEAGFNATQATVSRDIREMKLTKVADAAGKLRYVAYKTTEDDMNEKYIRIFLDGFVSMDNAQNILVIKTVSGMAMAVAAALDHMDFAEIVGSIAGDDTIMCAVRSIDDTVVLMGKLKRIIEK; this is encoded by the coding sequence ATGAAGATTGAAAGACAGGCAAAGATACTAGAGTTAATAGTAAAAAATGAAATAGGAACTCAGGAGGAGCTTACAGCTCGCCTTGAGGAAGCTGGATTTAACGCCACACAGGCTACAGTTTCCAGAGATATACGCGAAATGAAGCTTACAAAGGTTGCCGATGCAGCTGGAAAGCTACGTTACGTTGCTTACAAGACTACCGAGGATGATATGAATGAAAAGTATATTCGTATTTTCTTGGATGGTTTTGTTTCAATGGACAACGCTCAGAATATTTTAGTTATCAAGACTGTTTCAGGTATGGCTATGGCTGTTGCGGCAGCTTTGGACCATATGGATTTTGCAGAAATAGTTGGCTCAATAGCAGGTGACGATACTATTATGTGCGCTGTCAGAAGCATTGATGATACTGTCGTTTTAATGGGGAAACTAAAACGAATCATCGAGAAATAA
- a CDS encoding DUF5688 family protein, with protein MITEKLHIDRIDFALMFKDLEEAKTRIIYKLMNKERNKKLLEKVPHVEYLDLAIVFYYLFPSDNEDEFKGFMLNNEHMLMLDLSVTDLMNAASANTQRILGLKFQGIFSTIAEITGAEDMYDAAAIEDGFIPLQVLSNRLGTYGASAILYKDVIKDIAERMKSNLFIIPCSIHEVLIYREMKNCQIGIDDLKEMISMVNQNEVPEEDILSDSLYYYSLKNNAICII; from the coding sequence ATGATTACTGAAAAATTACATATAGATAGAATTGATTTTGCCCTTATGTTTAAAGACCTTGAGGAGGCAAAAACTCGTATTATATACAAGCTTATGAACAAGGAGAGGAATAAGAAGCTTTTAGAGAAAGTGCCTCACGTTGAATATCTGGATTTGGCCATTGTGTTCTATTATTTATTTCCTAGTGACAATGAGGATGAATTCAAGGGGTTCATGCTTAATAATGAGCACATGCTTATGCTTGATCTTAGCGTGACAGATTTGATGAATGCGGCAAGTGCTAATACTCAGCGTATTCTTGGTTTGAAGTTTCAGGGAATATTTTCTACAATAGCAGAAATTACTGGAGCAGAAGATATGTATGATGCTGCAGCTATAGAGGATGGTTTTATTCCGCTTCAGGTATTATCTAATCGTTTGGGAACATACGGAGCATCAGCTATTTTGTATAAGGATGTAATCAAAGATATCGCTGAAAGAATGAAATCGAATCTTTTCATAATTCCATGTTCTATTCATGAGGTTTTGATTTATAGAGAAATGAAAAACTGCCAGATAGGAATCGATGATCTTAAGGAAATGATTTCGATGGTTAATCAAAATGAAGTTCCTGAAGAAGATATTCTATCTGACAGTTTGTATTATTATTCTTTAAAGAACAATGCTATTTGCATAATTTAA
- a CDS encoding ABC transporter permease: MINKLRTSFLAMPYAIWVLICTILPLFYILGYAITNGDGGLTIENLTAIADPVHLKSLGLSIQVAFITTVICLIMAYPVALILHNLKITNKGFIVFLFILPMWMNFMLRILAWQNILSNNGILNSILTALGLPTVHILYTKAAVILGMVYDFLPYMILPIYNSLSKISDDVIEAAADLGSNWLNTFIKITIPLSRDGIISGIIMVFVPALSSFVVSNLLGGGKVLLIGNVIEQEFTLARNWNLGSGLSIILMLFVLASMSIMNKLDDSENGGMLL, encoded by the coding sequence ATGATTAATAAGCTACGCACTAGCTTTCTCGCCATGCCTTATGCAATATGGGTGTTGATTTGCACCATCCTTCCTTTGTTTTACATCCTTGGCTATGCCATCACAAATGGCGATGGAGGCTTAACAATTGAAAACCTTACAGCTATAGCAGATCCAGTTCATTTAAAATCACTCGGTCTGTCTATTCAGGTTGCCTTTATCACTACTGTTATCTGCCTTATTATGGCTTACCCAGTAGCTTTGATACTTCACAACCTTAAAATCACAAATAAAGGATTTATTGTATTTTTGTTTATCCTTCCAATGTGGATGAATTTCATGCTTCGTATCCTTGCTTGGCAGAATATTCTTTCCAACAACGGTATTTTAAACAGCATACTTACAGCACTTGGTCTTCCAACAGTGCACATCCTTTATACAAAAGCCGCTGTTATCCTTGGTATGGTATATGACTTTTTGCCATACATGATACTTCCTATTTACAACTCACTTTCAAAAATCAGTGACGATGTAATTGAAGCAGCTGCGGACCTTGGTTCAAACTGGCTAAACACATTTATTAAAATAACTATCCCTCTTTCAAGAGATGGAATTATATCTGGAATTATTATGGTATTCGTACCTGCCCTCTCATCTTTCGTTGTTTCCAACTTACTTGGTGGAGGAAAGGTATTATTAATCGGAAATGTTATTGAGCAAGAATTTACTCTCGCTAGAAACTGGAATTTAGGATCTGGATTATCAATCATCCTTATGCTATTCGTTCTTGCTTCAATGAGCATCATGAACAAGCTCGATGATTCCGAGAATGGAGGTATGCTTCTATGA
- a CDS encoding polyprenyl synthetase family protein: MDIKNELSVRAESAQDVVCRFLPDVEGLQGIIFDAMEYGVTAGGKRLRPILMNETFQLFGGSGDVIEPFMAAIEMIHTYSLIHDDLPAMDNDELRRGKPTVHVAYGEAMGILAGDALLNYAFETALNAYDADVDVVRVTEAMRILARKAGVFGMIGGQVVDVEAEKKQLEMTEDRLHFIYELKTGALIEASMMIGAVLAGASEDQVSLVERVAGKIGMAFQIQDDILDIEGDEAKLGKPIGSDEKNEKCTYVTFAGIEKSKEEVKRLTDEAVEELNSLDNHNEFLNELLKYLVYRDN; encoded by the coding sequence ATGGACATTAAAAACGAACTTAGTGTTAGGGCAGAATCAGCACAGGATGTTGTGTGCAGATTTTTGCCAGATGTAGAGGGTTTACAGGGCATTATATTTGATGCCATGGAATATGGGGTAACAGCAGGTGGTAAACGTCTGCGTCCAATCCTTATGAACGAGACATTTCAGCTTTTCGGTGGTAGTGGCGATGTTATCGAGCCATTTATGGCTGCCATTGAAATGATTCATACATATTCGTTGATTCACGATGACTTACCAGCTATGGATAATGATGAGCTTCGTCGTGGAAAGCCTACGGTGCATGTGGCATACGGTGAGGCAATGGGCATACTTGCAGGAGATGCTCTTTTAAACTATGCTTTCGAGACTGCATTAAATGCTTATGATGCAGATGTAGACGTAGTTAGAGTTACTGAGGCAATGCGTATTCTGGCCAGAAAAGCCGGCGTATTTGGTATGATAGGTGGCCAGGTTGTAGATGTAGAAGCAGAAAAGAAGCAATTGGAAATGACAGAAGACAGGCTTCATTTCATCTACGAGCTTAAGACTGGTGCTTTGATTGAGGCATCTATGATGATAGGTGCTGTTTTAGCAGGGGCCAGCGAGGATCAGGTTTCTCTTGTTGAACGAGTTGCCGGTAAAATCGGCATGGCTTTCCAAATTCAGGACGATATCCTTGATATCGAAGGAGATGAAGCAAAGCTTGGTAAGCCAATTGGTTCAGATGAGAAAAATGAAAAATGTACTTACGTTACATTTGCAGGTATAGAAAAATCCAAGGAAGAGGTAAAGCGTCTTACAGATGAGGCGGTTGAGGAACTTAATAGCTTAGACAATCACAACGAGTTTTTAAATGAGCTACTTAAATACCTTGTCTACAGAGACAATTAA